A region of Toxorhynchites rutilus septentrionalis strain SRP chromosome 1, ASM2978413v1, whole genome shotgun sequence DNA encodes the following proteins:
- the LOC129764683 gene encoding translation initiation factor eIF-2B subunit beta has translation MTGQQEINLTPEIAQFIRDIRLNNIVGSHKLTSKTLALFTNHISKSEWTTAERLMTQIRQQGQLLVAALPQDIVIANTVRRILKIIREEYDSAQLRVHFDDAQTALSLHKLVTQTSEQKLGDYSQPQEGLKEAVLEHLSEIESELETCADNLSVQATEHIHSAELIMTIGHSKSVEKFLRKAAENRTIEVIVAECAPACKGHQLAVNLGKAKIQTTLIPDSAIFAMMSRVNKVIIGTHCVLANGGLRAVCGAYSLALAAKHYSVPVIVLAPTYKLTPVHLSNYDQDDFNILGNTEGVIPYNSPVARFAKAYNPVFDYVPPELVTLFITNSGGNAPSYIYRLLSELYHPDDNEL, from the exons ATGACTGGACAACAAGAGATCAACCTTACTCCGGAAATTGCTCAGTTTATCCGTGACATTCGGTTAAA CAATATCGTGGGCTCACATAAACTCACGTCCAAAACTCTGGCCCTGTTCACGAATCATATTTCCAAATCGGAATGGACCACAGCTGA ACGTCTGATGACACAAATTCGCCAACAAGGCCAGCTACTGGTAGCGGCTCTCCCGCAGGACATTGTCATCGCAAACACCGTCCGACGGATCCTCAAAATCATCCGAGAGGAGTACGATTCGGCCCAGCTTCGGGTGCACTTCGATGATGCCCAAACTGCGCTCTCCCTGCACAAACTGGTGACCCAAACAAGTGAACAGAAGCTGGGCGATTACTCCCAACCCCAGGAAGGTCTCAAGGAAGCCGTGCTGGAACATCTCAGTGAAATCGAGTCCGAGCTGGAAACCTGCGCCGATAATCTGTCCGTCCAGGCAACGGAACACATCCATTCGGCCGAGCTTATCATGACCATCGGACACTCGAAGTCGGTGGAAAAATTCCTCCGGAAGGCAGCCGAGAATCGGACCATCGAGGTGATCGTGGCGGAATGCGCCCCCGCCTGCAAGGGTCACCAACTTGCGGTGAACTTGGGTAAGGCTAAAATACAGACCACTCTCATTCCCGATTCGGCTATCTTTGCGATGATGTCCCGGGTGAACAAGGTGATCATAGGGACGCACTGTGTGCTCGCGAATGGGGGGCTGCGGGCCGTTTGCGGCGCCTACTCGCTGGCGCTGGCCGCCAAGCACTATTCGGTACCGGTGATCGTGCTGGCCCCGACTTACAAACTGACGCCGGTGCATTTGTCCAACTACGATCAGGACGATTTCAATATTCTGGGCAATACGGAGGGGGTTATTCCGTACAACTCGCCCGTGGCGAGGTTTGCCAAGGCGTACAATCCAGTGTTCGATTACGTGCCGCCGGAGCTGGTGACGCTGTTCATCACCAACTC TGGTGGCAACGCCCCGTCTTACATCTACCGATTGCTAAGTGAACTTTATCATCCGGACGATAACGAGTTATAG
- the LOC129764608 gene encoding uncharacterized protein LOC129764608, whose translation MSVDQDSLEPTLVTVRSLTYYEKKSLDRSLGSTSIPSTPVSIVSEKSCDKRKSLVYSDGLFSITLHHYDSIVSELKCPGCAQPLYGPIVLCQTGHSICAQCPKRLSTCPLCRKKLTEMRNYTLEAIAAKVHFPCMHSSRGCTVRLPPQLIMWHKERCGFKQVECFMGKVWENCAWVGSDKDWMDHCITGHQDKVYSSPDIVLTWNYALDSQKCIQLQSVIAYYVIRAYGQYFNVYQIYDQNSRKTIWTVICSAKETKTCQRFAFELELYSPIDSAKLLVQRFSCHAESDADFLKDGHCAKIPIDEAIRFMTTEKILYYRVRIIEVTPSRSRSLVLITQSQKLQSSSSTRQRQQLPIDYAATQIENVNMKAVPDTNIIVRSTYSPEESSPPTTDRISLSSSDPSTIKDEQQRSDSSDDGDGDDEPTIARARATSTPILNRVNSLPKPPRSHSRANPGGVESDSDQQLVRCRILDRYDDSSRIRTILNGETSPDKGDKATKASSESLSTPAKGLSRFYNLTTYKASKLLNRKSLK comes from the exons ATGTCTGTCGATCAAGATTCCTTGGAACCCACGCTAGTGACGGTAAGGTCCTTGACCTACTATGAGAAAAAATCATTGGACCGTTCCCTTGGAAGCACGTCGATCCCTTCCACACCGGTTAGCATTGTCTCTGAGAAAAGCTGCGATAAGCGCAAGTCCTTGGTCTACAGTGATGGCCTGTTCAGCATCACGCTGCACCATTACGACAGCATCGTCAGCGAACTGAAGTGTCCCGGCTGTGCCCAACCGTTGTACGGACCGATTGTGTTGTGCCAAACGGGTCACAGCATCTGTGCACAGTGTCCCAAGCGGTTGAGCACGTGTCCGCTGTGTCGGAAAAAGTTAACCGAGATGCGGAACTACACCCTGGAAGCGATTGCCGCAAAGGTGCACTTTCCGTGTATGCACTCGTCGCGTGGCTGCACCGTACGTTTGCCTCCGCAGCTAATTATGTGGCACAAGGAACGATGCGGCTTCAAG CAAGTGGAGTGTTTCATGGGCAAGGTGTGGGAGAACTGCGCCTGGGTTGGTAGCGATAAGGACTGGATGGATCACTGCATCACCGGACACCAGGACAAGGTGTACAGCTCTCCGGACATTGTGCTTACATGGAACTACGCCTTGGACAGCCAGAAGTGCATCCAGCTGCAATCCGTTATCGCGTACTATGTAATCCGTGCGTACGGGCAGTACTTCAACGTGTACCAAATCTACGACCAGAACAGTCGGAAAACCATCTGGACGGTGATCTGCAGCGCGAAGGAAACCAAGACTTGCCAGCGGTTCGCGTTCGAACTGGAACTATACTCGCCGATTGATAGTGCCAAGCTGCTGGTGCAGAGGTTTTCCTGCCATGCGGAAAGCGATGCGGATTTTTTGAAGGACGGCCACTGCGCTAAAATTCCAATCGATGAAGCGATTCGGTTCATGACGACCGAGAAG ATCCTCTACTACCGCGTCCGGATAATCGAGGTCACCCCGTCTCGCAGCCGCAGTTTGGTGCTGATCACCCAGTCCCAAAAGTTGCAATCGTCATCTTCCACCCGACAACGGCAGCAGCTACCAATCGATTATGCGGCCACACAAATCGAGAACGTCAACATGAAGGCGGTTCCCGACACGAACATAATAGTGCGCAGCACGTACTCGCCGGAGGAATCCTCACCGCCAACGACCGATCGTATAAGCCTAAGCTCATCCGATCCATCCACGATCAAGGATGAACAACAACGGTCGGATAGTTCCGACGACGGGGACGGGGACGACGAACCCACCATTGCACGGGCGAGAGCGACCTCTACCCCTATTCTCAACAGGGTCAATTCACTTCCGAAACCACCCCGATCACACAGTCGGGCCAATCCGGGTGGAGTGGAGAGTGATTCCGATCAGCAGTTGGTCCGCTGTCGGATCCTGGACCGGTACGATGACAGTAGCCGAATAAGAACGATTTTGAACGGAGAAACCTCGCCGGATAAAGGGGATAAAGCGACCAAAGCGTCAAGCGAAAGTTTAAGTACTCCCGCGAAAGGTTTAAGCCGGTTTTATAATCTTACAACCTACAAAGCCTCGAAGCTGTTGAACAGAAAAAGTTTGAAATAG